The following are from one region of the Gossypium hirsutum isolate 1008001.06 chromosome D03, Gossypium_hirsutum_v2.1, whole genome shotgun sequence genome:
- the LOC107949627 gene encoding phosphatidylinositol transfer protein 3 isoform X1, with protein MMMGSEKMNNSMEIEDENIEKTKISLMRILVEKQDPSSKEVEDGALRRFLRARDLDVEKALNMFLKYLNWKRNFVPNGSISPSEIRHEIQQNKMFLQGWDKKGRPIALLLAARHFQHEGSVDEFKRFIVYLFDKIITRMPPGQEKFIVIGDLKGWGYANSDIRAYLAALSLVQDYYPERLEKLFVVHAPYIFMTAWKVVYPFIDPKTRKKMIFVDNKSLKSTLLEEIDESQLPATLGGKLELVPIHNS; from the exons ATGATGATGGGTTCAGAGAAAATGAATAACTCCATGGAAATAGAAGATGAGAACATTGAGAAGACAAAGATAAGTCTTATGAGAATCTTGGTTGAAAAACAAGATCCATCTTCCAAG GAAGTTGAAGATGGGGCATTGAGAAGATTTCTAAGAGCTCGTGATTTAGATGTAGAGAAAGCATTAAACATGTTCCTTAAATACCTCAACTGGAAACGAAACTTTGTTCCCAATGGTTCCATTTCACCATCCGAAATCAGGCATGAAATCCAACAGAACAAGATGTTCTTGCAAGGTTGGGACAAGAAAGGACGACCGATTGCCCTTCTTCTTGCTGCAAGACATTTCCAACATGAAGGCAGTGTGGATGAATTCAAGC GTTTTATAGTCTACCTTTTCGACAAAATAATCACAAG GATGCCACCAGGGCAAGAGAAATTCATAGTGATAGGAGATCTTAAAGGATGGGGATACGCAAATAGCGACATCCGTGCATACCTTGCAGCTCTATCTCTCGTACAg GATTATTACCCTGAAAGGCTTGAAAAGCTGTTCGTAGTCCATGCACCATACATCTTCATGACAGCATGGAAAGTTGTTTACCCTTTCATCGACCCAAAAACCAGGAAAAAG ATGATATTCGTTGATAACAAATCACTCAAATCAACTCTGCTAGAAGAAATAGACGAGAGCCAACTGCCTGCTACATTGGGTGGCAAACTTGAATTGGTTCCAATTCACAACAGCTAA
- the LOC107949627 gene encoding phosphatidylinositol transfer protein 3 isoform X2, with translation MNNSMEIEDENIEKTKISLMRILVEKQDPSSKEVEDGALRRFLRARDLDVEKALNMFLKYLNWKRNFVPNGSISPSEIRHEIQQNKMFLQGWDKKGRPIALLLAARHFQHEGSVDEFKRFIVYLFDKIITRMPPGQEKFIVIGDLKGWGYANSDIRAYLAALSLVQDYYPERLEKLFVVHAPYIFMTAWKVVYPFIDPKTRKKMIFVDNKSLKSTLLEEIDESQLPATLGGKLELVPIHNS, from the exons ATGAATAACTCCATGGAAATAGAAGATGAGAACATTGAGAAGACAAAGATAAGTCTTATGAGAATCTTGGTTGAAAAACAAGATCCATCTTCCAAG GAAGTTGAAGATGGGGCATTGAGAAGATTTCTAAGAGCTCGTGATTTAGATGTAGAGAAAGCATTAAACATGTTCCTTAAATACCTCAACTGGAAACGAAACTTTGTTCCCAATGGTTCCATTTCACCATCCGAAATCAGGCATGAAATCCAACAGAACAAGATGTTCTTGCAAGGTTGGGACAAGAAAGGACGACCGATTGCCCTTCTTCTTGCTGCAAGACATTTCCAACATGAAGGCAGTGTGGATGAATTCAAGC GTTTTATAGTCTACCTTTTCGACAAAATAATCACAAG GATGCCACCAGGGCAAGAGAAATTCATAGTGATAGGAGATCTTAAAGGATGGGGATACGCAAATAGCGACATCCGTGCATACCTTGCAGCTCTATCTCTCGTACAg GATTATTACCCTGAAAGGCTTGAAAAGCTGTTCGTAGTCCATGCACCATACATCTTCATGACAGCATGGAAAGTTGTTTACCCTTTCATCGACCCAAAAACCAGGAAAAAG ATGATATTCGTTGATAACAAATCACTCAAATCAACTCTGCTAGAAGAAATAGACGAGAGCCAACTGCCTGCTACATTGGGTGGCAAACTTGAATTGGTTCCAATTCACAACAGCTAA